The Phaeobacter gallaeciensis DSM 26640 genomic sequence GACAAGGGGCCTGTCAGCTGAAAATAGACGCCACCTGCTCACGACAAAATAAATTGCAGTACTGTTGTTTTTTAGCTTGCGGGTTCCCGCCCGAAACACTAAATACCCGCTCACACCAAGTGGCCCGTTCGTCTATCGGTTAGGACGCCAGGTTTTCAACCTGGAAAGAGGGGTTCGATTCCCCTACGGGCTGCCACTTCTCCTCATAATCATGTCCGATTGAGTGTATGTGTCTTGCAGCTGCTGCTAGTGCATATCTGCAGAAGCCATTTCTTACAGCGCAGTTTCGACTGTCCGACGCCTGTTCCACCAAGGGCGCAGATCCGTGAACACCATGCTCCGCGGATTGAGCAGAGACAGGCAGCAATCGCAAAAACACGTCAGATACCACAGACAGAACACCTATTTATTATCATATTTTTCATAAGCTTGCGGGACATCTTGCGAGATTGAAAAAAACTCGCACCGATATCAAAATCCCTCTTGCGCCGGGGCGATGTACTCAGTAAACACGCCCTCACAGAGCAAGTGGCCCGTTCGTCTATCGGTTAGGACGCCAGGTTTTCAACCTGGAAAGAGGGGTTCGATTCCCCTACGGGCTGCCACTTTGTTTTCCCCGAATATTATGACACGCATACTATCGGAAACACCATTCGTGTATGCCTAACTGTGCAGGTATCCGACTGCTGCGGCTGATCCAATTCTGTCCGCTCTCAATAAGCAGCGCCCCTGCGATACGCATACCACATTTGGATCAGACCCGGTTCCATGTGCACACCAAGGATCAATGCACCCGCGTATCAGACTACGTCAAGACGCCAGCGGTACTGCAGAAGCACCGGATGGCTGAGCCCTAGGTCTCAGGATCCTGCTCTTCCATACCAGGTTGGTAGAAGAAGTGGCGCGCCCGGCCTGCGTTTTTCGCGGCATAAAGTGCCACATCCGCCTGATGAAGCAGTGTTACCGCATCCAGCCCTTGCGAAAAAGCTGCAGAAAGTGCGGTCCCGGCACTTGCCGAAATTTTGCAGGTCTTATCGCCGAAGGGGATTGGTTCCTCGATGCTGGAAATCAGTCGGCGAGCAATACCTGAGAGCTGTATCCGGTCAATAAGACCTTCAAATATAAGAACAAACTCATCCCCACCGACCCGCGCGACCGTGTCATTTTGACGGGTGCATTGCACCATCAGCTTGGCCACCCGCTGCAGAACGGTATCCCCCGCCGCATGGCCAAGCGTGTCGTTGACCTCTTTGAAGAAATCGAGATCCACATGCATCAGCGAGAAATCCCGACCCGAGGAGATCAGCCGATTCAAGATGTGATCCATCGCGCGGCGGTTTTTCACACCTGTCAGCGTATCTGTGAAGGCCTGTTCCTCCGCCGCAATTTTTGCCCCCTGCAAGCGCAGATTAAGCTGGCGTGACGCCTCCATTGCGGCGGATTTAGCCTCAACAAGATAGAGCATCTCAATGGTCAGATCCGTTGGGGAAAAATCAGCGCTTGTCAGATCATAGTCGCGCACCGCTTCAAGTACGGAAATGCCGAAAGACAGGTTGATAAAGCCACCCTTACCCTCCGGAAAAGGCGCCAGCACACCTTTCAGACCGGTTTGCGGAGCATCGCGAAAATTGAGGTGCAGTTTTGCGCCGGCTGTCTTGATCAAATCCTCAGTGGATCGGACCCGACGTGGCCGCGCGAGGTCAAAGATCCGAAAGAACCGGCTGCCAATCCAATCGGTATCCGGGCGCAGCTTGCGCAATGTCGGCCCAACCCCGGTGATCCGCCCTTCATGGTTAATGACCACATGCATCGGGCAGATTTCATTGGCGATGGAGGAGATTTCCCGCATGCTCAGCATCATAGTGAATGCGCCCCAAGATCGAAGGCCCGGCCTTCGGCAAATTCAGTTTCAACCAGAGTGATTGCAATCACCTCAGCGTTGTCCTGCGTGCCTGAGTGATCAAGGAAAACCAGATCGCCATAGTCATCTGCCATCGCCCTCAGCACCCCCATCAGAACATGAGCATACCCCGGCAGACCGGGCTGGCAATGCAGTTCAAATTGCCCGGGCGCCTGTTCAATCAGCTCCAGCCCCGGCAGGTTCAAATCGGCCACTGCCAGCCGCGCGCGATCCGGCAGATCATCCAGTGAATGCAGGAATTCCACATAATTGACCCCGCCAAAACGCAGCAATCGACGCAACGCCTCCAGCTGCGGATTCGACACCAAAAATGTGCCCATATCCTCCAGCATTTCTGGCAGCGGGCGTTTCAGAATATTTTCTGCAGTCCGCAACATGATCTGGGATTGCTCATCCGTATAGGTGAGCATCGCTTCGAACTCGCTAAAGCCGAGCTCTGCCGTATCCATGATTGCCTGCCAGCTGTCCTCCCCGAAGGTGGTGCTGACAAACGCCTGGAATGCCCTATTGATCAGACCGTGCATCACTGGCCCCTTGTTACGTGTCTCTACTTTTGGCCCAGCCTGGTTAATAAAGGGCCAACAATTAAAATTGCTACGGTTTTCCCGCAGTCGGATGTCAGGGCCTTACCAGGACCTCCAGCCCTCCCAGTTTCAGCGTATTCTGCCGCGCTGGAGATATCTCAAAACGGTCAGCCTGCGCTGCCGCCAAGGCGGCCTCCACCTGCTCTTTTGTCCATTCATCCACTGGCGTCCCGCGCTCCAGAATCACACGGCCTAGCATATCTGCACCATCCGGGCCAAATCGCAGGGCGAAACTCGCCAGCTTCGCCCCATCGCGACCTTCTCTGAAGAACAGCAACGCCACGTCCGCCGTCTCGTCTGAGGTCGCTCCCAACGCGCCGCGAATAAGCACACAGCCCGCGCTGCCATCCGGCAGCAACCGCTTGCACCCGCGGATCCAGCGCAGCAGCTGATAACGCTTCAGACCTCTGAAATCATCTGCTGTCGCTGTGGCTCCGACGGGCTGTACGGGCAGCAGCTCAATCAGCTCCTTGCGCTGATCATCGGTCACGTCCACCACGTCCTTCGTCATCTGCCAACGGCTCGTAGCGCTGCGCGCCAGTTGCAGGCGGTTGGAGAGATCTGTATCCCCGGTCTCTTCCGCGTGGGCATCCAGCCGCGTCAGCGCGTCAAGCCCGCCCTGACCCCAGTCATGGGCCATCTGCCATAGGGGCAGCTCTTCGGGCTCTGTCTCACCCGCCAGCACCCGCGCCACTTGGTTGTTGGCCGCAATCCGCCCCGCATCCACCAGCGGCGTCAGGGCCAGCGCCAATGCCGCACCAGTCATCAGCGCCAGACCGACACTGGCACGCCGCAACAGAGCCGGCCAATCCGCGCCTCCAATGGCCGCACAGCCGGCATAGACCAACCCGTGCAGCAGTAACGTCATCGCAAACAGCAGCGCATAGATGCGATCCGGCGTCCAACCATATTGCCAGACGCGCATCAGGACCGCCCAGGCTGCCAGACCAGTGACCAGCATCAGACCAATCGCCAGCAGCCGCGCAGCCATGCCGTTCACGCCCTTTGGCTGTTCCTGCCGGGTCAGTGCGACGCAGACCAGTGTCATCATCACCGCTGACATCGCCATCAGTGTCGCAGCCGAGGACAGATGACCAAAGGCGCTGGACAACCCCTGCAGCGGGATCGCGGCCAGAAACAGGCCAACCACCAGCAGCACAGGGATCAGCAGCAGGCTGAGCAATCGAAACAGAAGATGCGGCGCGCTACCGCCCCCCAACTCCTGCACCACCGCCAGGCCCAGACCAAAGACCGCGCCGCTCAGCGTCAGCGCCAGCCAATCCACCTCGGCAATGTCTTCCAGAATGGTGATATTGACCAGATCCAGCAGGGCATTGGACAATAAACCAAGTATCCAGAAGACCGCGACAAATCCGACCCCGCAGGCAAGGCGAAACACGATACCCCAGCTCGCCGCAGACAGTGCCGCAAACCGGGTCCAGTGATCGGACGCGGACAACCGCAGCAACACAAAAGGGCAGGCCATCGCGCCGAGCGTCAGCGCCATCAGCACCAACACCTCATTCTGTAAAAGGTCAGTCGCAACCGGGTAGCGCACCGCCGCCAGAAGCATCAGAGCAGTCATCGGCATCGCAATCCAAAGCGCCCCGCGCAACGCACGCAACAGCGACAGCGGCCCGATCAGGGCCAGTGATGCGCCGCAAAAACTGGACAGAAAGGCAAACATCGCCAAAAACAGGCTCTCAGAGAGACCCGGCTGGTCCCAGTCCCGCGCCAGCAGCCACATCGCGAATCCACTACCCGCGCCCAAAGCCACCATAGGCAGACGGGCGCGCAAAGCAGTTGCAGTATCCGGGTCAGTCATGGCAGCGATTCTCTCGTTAGATCGGCCTGACTTATACACTTGCGTAAAATAATGGCAGAGGTCTGAACGCGCGAAACTTCCCCTCAACTGGCGTTAGAAATCGGTTGGGGCGCCTCCCTCGGATTTGCGGCGCGCAACAAAGTCTGCCAGTTCCTCTTGTCGTGCCACATCCAGCGGTGGCGCTTCAAATCGGGCAATGATCTCCTTGAACAGATTATGCGCCCGTTCCGGTGTCCAGACAGCACCCGCCGCCTCCCAGGCCTCATAGTTGCGCCAATCGCTGAGGTAGGGTTGATAGAACGCGGTGCTATAGCGATCCTGCGTGTGCTGAATACCGAAGAAGTGACCGTCGTTTCCAACCTCGCGAATGGCCTCTAGCGCGATATCCTCGGGACCGGTGCCGATGACTTCCGGCTGCATGTAGCGCTGGATCTGCTGTAGAATCTCGCAATCCATGATGAATTTCTCGGGGCTGGCAATTAGCCCACCCTCCAGCCAGCCCGCCGCATGATAGACCATATTGGTCCCCGATTGCACCGCCGCCCAGAGTGAATTGGAGGTCTCCCACATCGCCTGCCCATCCGGCACATTGGCCGCGCAGACACCGGACGACCGCATCGGCAGCCCATAATAACGCGCCATTTGCCCGGTCATCTGGGTCGAGCGCATATACTCCGGGGTACCAAAGGCCGGCGCGCCGGACTTCATATCCACATTTGAGGTGAAGGTGCCGATCACACAGGGCGTGCCTGGGCGTACATATTGAAACAGCGCAATCGCGGAGAGGGATTCGGCAATAGACTGCGCCACTGCCCCGGACATGGTTACCGGAGCCATCGCCCCTGCCAGCGTGAAAGGCGTGACCACAATCGCCTGCCCCCGCCGTGCCAGCCGCAAACAGCCGTCAATCATCGGCTGGTCGTGTTTCAGCGGCGAGGTGGAGTTGATGTTGGTATACATATGCGGACGGGCCTCGAACTCCTCATGAGTAAGCCCTCCCGCAATCCTCACCATCTCCATCACATCCTCGACCCGCTCCTTGCCCAGCGAATAGGCATGCATCGCCTTATCCGTGAGCGTCAGCTTGTCATAGAGCACATCCAGATGGCGTACTGATGCGTGGATGTCCACCGGCTCCACCGGATAGCCGCCGGCAAAATGGATGCAGTTGAAATACTGGGTCAGCTTCAGCAGGTTCTGGCATTGCTCACGGGTGCCTGCGACCTTCGCATTCAGCGACATATCCCAGTAGTTTGGCGGCGAAGATACATTGCCAAACAGGATATGATCGCCCCCCACCGGCAGGGTACGCTCCGGGTTGCGCGGTGTGATGGTGAACTCCGATGGTGCCTTGGCAACCATCTCCATCACGAACTCCCGGTCCAGATGAACCCGCTCACCCACGACCTTGCAGCCCGCCTCCTTGAAGATCTCAAGCGCCTCATCGTTGAGGAACACGATGCCGATTTCTTCCAGGATCCGCATCGCCCCATCGTGAATGGCTGCCACGCCCTCGGGGCCAAGCGGCTCAATCGGGCGATCAATGTTGCGCGGCACAGACCATGGCATCTGCTCAATCACCGCGTCCCCGCGCCGGGCTGCGGCACCTGCGCGTCCGCCACCGCGTTTTCGGGTTCGTGTCTCGGTTGTCATGGCGGCCCTCCCTGCTGTCAGCTGATCGGTGCGCCCCCTCATGGGGTCGCCCGACCGTTGGCTCATAGCCTCAGCAGGCCCTGTTCGGGCGCAGTCCGAATGCCTGTTCCCGACAGGTTTGGTCGCTTTTCAGCGCCAACCCCGGCCAGATCGCACATTTCTGGGCATATGTGTCTAGTTCATCTGATCCGACAGCTGCCAAACCGCTGTCGGCGACACGGTCAGCGATCCAGCCAGCCGGGGATATGGCCGATATCGGGCAGAACCACATCCGCATGGGTTTCCAGTTCCTCTGCCTCGGCCAATCCGGTCAGCACCCCGATCCGGTGCATCCCAGCCGCCGATCCAGCCTCCAGATCATGCAGGCTGTCGCCCACCATGGCGGTGCGCTCTGGTGCGATACCGGTGGCGGCACAGAAGGCCAGCAGCGGATCGGCGTCCGGCTTGGCCCCGTGACCGCTGTCAAACCCGGCAACAAAGGCAAAGCGATCCAGAACGCCACTGCGGCTCAGCTGTGACTTGGCCGAATGCTCCGCATCATTGGTCATCACCCCCAGCACCTTGCCCCGCGCCAGCAGTTCATCAAGGAAGGCCGCCAGCGGCACCGCCTCGGCCAGGTCCGCCTCACCGGCGCTTTCGGCCATGTATAGTTCCAGCTGATCCAGATCCATCTGTGGCACATGCGGCGCCAGCGCCTCTGCCACCTGCCGGTTGGTGGAGGCAATCACCAAACTACTGGGTAGGATCTTGCCCGTCGCCAGATCAAAATCTATCGCCGCAGCCATCGCCTGCAACCGACCTGCATCACCCTCCGACAGCAGGTCTAGCATCCGGCCAGTCCAACGGTTCCAGGTCTCGGCAAAGTCAAACAGCGTTCCGTCCTTGTCAAAAAGCAGGGCATCAACGGGCATGGGCACTCCTAGATCAGTAATCCGCCCCAAAATAGCGCGCAGGCCGCAGGCGCAAGGGAGCAGACGTGGGGCTGTGGTCCTCGATCCACCGGGGACATCGCCCCGATACATAGGGGATTGAAGACCGCCACACCAGCCAGCCCAGTGCTTTGGGTCTTCAGTCCCAGTAAGGGAGGTTAATCACATCCCTTAACAGTGCCATGGCGCCCATCGATCAGCGCTGCCACATTCGCCAGCCTCAGGTCCAGTGAACCTGTGCCCCGCCCGGCAGCGCCATCCGCGCCTGCAACGGCTGATCATAGGCCAGCCCGGCACTGTCACAGAATTGCATGACCCAGGCGTCATCCATCGTCAGAAAGTCGAGAACCGAGCCCAGAAACTCAGGATTAGCCGCCTGCTCACGCAGATCTGACTCACTCGCGCCGGTTGCGCCTAGAAAAACTGGCAGCAACTCATCGTTGCCTGCCAGCCAGGCAAGCGCTTTTAAGCCCAAAGTCTCGGCTGCATCGGCGGAAAATAGCATATGCGCACACATTCCTGACACTTCACGGTCAAATTGGTGAAAATACGAAAGGGTTTATTAACCAGTCTCATTAAAACTTGAGGCAATTCGAACGCAAGGGGCGAAAGGGCACCACGTGCAGGGCACTATCCTAATTATCGACGGTGTTGCGACGAACCGGATCATGCTGAAGGTACAGCTATCCGCCGCCTATTACCGGGTGGTTCAGGCCGAAACTGTTGCCGATATTGCCAAGACCGCCCTGCGCTGCCGCCCCGATCTGATTCTCAGCGCCATGTCGCTGCCGGACGGCGACGCGGTTGCCGTGAAACAGGCGCTGGCCGCCGATGATCAGCTTGCCGATATTCCGATGATCGCCATTGATCACGACAGTGACGCCGACCGCCGCCTGGCGGCCCTGACTGCTGGGATCGACGATGTGTTGCTGCAGCCGTTGGATGACACCATGTTGCAGGCCCGGATCCGCAGCCTGCTGCGCGCCAGCAGCACTCAGGAAGAGCTCAATCTGCAGCGGGGCAACACTCATGGCTATGCCCTGCCTCTCTCTAGCCCACATATCAGCGCAGGGCTGAGTGGCGCACAGGTGGCTTTGGTCACTGAACAATCCGCCACCGGCGTCTACTGGCAGGCCCAGCTGGCTCCGCGCGTGCCCTACCGGCTGTGCAACCATCAGTTCAATGCGGTCCATCCCCTGATGCGCGAACCGGTGCCTGATGCCATTGTGATCGAACTGGGACGCCATACTCTGGCGCAGGGCCTGCGTCTTCTGGCGGATCTGCGTGCTCGTGCGAGTACCCGCAAATCCGTAGTTATCGCCGTGGTTCACCCCGCCGACCCCGCCATTGCCGCCGAAGCGCTGGATCGGGGGGCACATGATGTTCTTCAGTCCGGCTTCGACGTCGCCGAGCTGGCGCTACGTCTGGACACCCAGCTGCGCAACAAGGCCCGCATTGATCAGCTGCGCGACAACGTTCGTAACGGGCTGCGCGCCGCAGTTGAGGACCCGATGACCGGTCTATTCAACCGCCGCTATGCCAAACCCTTCCTTGAGCGGGTCGCCAGTAGTTCCGCCAAAACCGGCGAGACATTTGCAGTGATGCTTGCCGATCTTGACCACTTCAAACAGATCAATGACCTTTACGGCCACCCGGTCGGCGATGCGGTGCTGATCGAAGCGGCCAAACGCCTGCAAACCGCTCTGCGCCCGGTGGACCTTCTGGCCCGCGTCGGTGGCGAAGAATTCATGATCGTGATGCCCGCAATTGGCGAGGCGATGGCCGAAGCCGCTGCCAGTGATCTCTGCAATCGGATCAACAGCAAGCCGTTTCACATTCCCGGTGTCGACACGCCGATCTATGTGACCATCAGCATCGGTGTTGTCATCGGCGGGCGCGCCGCAACTGAGAACCAGCGCAAGGGTACCGATCTCGTGCCGCAGGATCACGACAGTGCGGTCAGCGCCCTGATCACCAATGCCGACCGCGCGCTCTATGCGGCCAAACATGCAGGCCGCAATCAGGTCTCTCTGGCAGACCTCGCTGCCTGACAAGCCCCCTGCGGCGCACCGTCAACGGCGCAGACAAAGACCACCAGACACGGGACAGTGTCACCGGGCACCAGCTGCCACAGATCGGGACAACCCGGCAGGCATCTGGCGCAACTACAGGCAGGACCGGCCGAGCAGCCATTAGGTCCAGAAACAAGAAACGGGGCAGCGATCCTCTCACTGCCCCGTTCGGTGTTCCAGATACCAATCGCCCCAACTCAGCAGCGATCAAAGCCGGGCCAGTGCCCTTTTCTCCGCTCAACGTCGCCAGTTGCGCCGCTTCGGGTGCTGGATACGCTGCTCAAGCTGGTCAGCATAGGCCGCCCGCTCGTCGGCAGTCATCGCAACGATCTGGTCCAGCCAAGCCGCCTGAACGGAACGCTGGAATTCATGTCGCCGTGTGGCTTGCGCCTCCAACATCCCCCCAAGCGCCGTCGCATCAAAGGGGCTGGCCCGCAGCAACTCAACCACCTTGCCGCCTTCCGCACGTCGCCGCCCCTTGTAGCTGCCATGCTCGCCCTCAGCTGTATTGCGAAGGCCGCGCCGGGTTTCGGCATCAAGATCCCGAAACAGCAGGGCGCCGACCGGAGGTGGCATTCCTGCGCCTCTCTTGTGGTCATTGAACCGCCAGGCCGCCCCGGCGACAACGCCCACCACCGCAAGGTTCAACGCCAGCGACGCCATCAGCAGCCAGCGCAAGCGGCGACCGGGTTTGGATGTGCGGGTTTCGTTGGTCATTCCATCTCCTCGCTCAGCACCATGGCCAAGTCGTAGCTGTCGTAGGGCAGGCTGTCTTCGCTCAGCTCAATCCCTGCAAGGCTTACCGGGTCAGGCAGAAACGCAGGTGGCGCCAACCCGATCCACAGCCCAGCAGCGCTGGCGGTGGCCAATCCGCCAAGGGCGGGCCATCCGCCCAGCCCGGCCATCAGGTCGCGCAACCCGGCAAAAATACCGCTGCCCGCTTCGGTTGACTGCGCGGCTCGATCTGAACCCGCCGCCTGACGCTCCAGGATCGCCGCTTGCATCGCTGCAGCCTCGCTCAGGATCGCCTGCTCCAAAGCCTCCGGGAGCGGAGCCGGGGCAGCGGTCCGCGCGCTGGCAAAAAGATCATCAAGCGCCAGCTCAGCCGCGGCAAGATCCGCCGGATCCAATATATCCTCAGCACCAGCGCCCGCCTGTGTGGGCGCGGTTTTTCCAGTTTTATCAACCATCACTATACCCCAGTTCGGCCCGACGCCCTGCGAGAATTGCGGCCAAGGCCCGCTTCCCCCGCGCGGTCAGACTTTCGACCGCCTCGACGCTGATGTCCATAATCCCGGCAATCTCCGGGTTTGCCAGATCCTCGATGTGGCGCAGCACCACCGCCTGTCGCTGACGCTCCGGCAATTGCATGAGTGCCGCCTGCAGCGCGTCCTGTCGCGCCCCGTCCTGCATCTGCTCCGCCGCAGATTTCGCAGGGTCCGGCGGATCGGGGATGGCGTCCAGATCCACATGCCCCCCCCGCAGCCGGCGCTTATGATCAATACAGAGATTCATCACCACCCGGTAGAGCCAGGTCGAAAGCCGGGCGCGCCCCGGCTCCCAATGTTCGGCCTGCCGCCACAGCCGCACCATCGCCTCCTGCGTGATGTCCTCGGCCTCGGCGCGATTGCCCAGAACCCGCATCGCAACACCCAGCGCCCGTGGCGCCAGCCGCGCCGTCAGCGCAGCCGCCGCCTCAGCATCGCCCGCCGCAAACCGCAGCAACAATGCCCCCTCCGGGTCGTCCACGACACCGCGATCCGGCACCGGCAGGCTGTCGGACGGCGCCATCAGCGGGCCCTGCTCTGGGGCCCGCTCGGCGGTATTGGCAGATATATGCACCTGTCGTATCGGATCAGTTCTGTTCCGTCTCGCTGTCTTGCGCCCCGGCGCGCGGTTTATGGCCGCCACCGAAACGACCCCGGAATTTCGCCCGTGCGCTTTCGAATTCTTCCTTGCTGATAGCACCATCGTCATTGGCATCCACGCGGTCAAACATCTTTCCTGCGCGGCGCGGTTTTGGCAGCTCATCCAGGCTCAACGCGCCATCCTTGTCGGCGTCCATCCGCTCCAACATGGCAGCCGCGCGGGTTTTGGCCCGAGCCTGCGCGGCAGCTTCCATTTCCGCCAATGTCAGCTTGCCATCGCCATTGGCATCCGCAGTGGCAAAACGCGCCTCGCGCAGCCCTTCCATCTCGGCCTTGGTCACCTGACCATCACCATTGGTGTCCATCTCTTCAAAGCTCATGCGCGGACCAAAACCGCCCTTGCCGCCGAACCCCGGCTTGGCAATTGCACCGGTTGCTCCGATGACAGCTCCAACAGCAATAACAGCGGCGATGAATTTGGTATGTTTCATGTCTGCGTTTCCTTTTGCACCAGGCAGCCCCTTGCTGCCAATCACAGAAACAAAACGCAGCCCCGGCAGAGTTCCGTCGCAAAAAAAATCAAAAGCTCAGAAGAAATTTTCGACCGCGCATTGCACCAAAGGTGCGGGCAGCGCACTCTTGCGGCATGCCGACGCACTCCCGCGGACTGCCCCTTTAAACTTGTCGCCAATGCGCTCAAATATGCGGGCAAAAGATAGGATTTGTTATGACCGATTCATCTGCGGCACTTTCAGCCGATCTCAAAACCGATACTCAGGAAGACCGCCCCACCATGCCCGCCGTACTACGCGGCTGGCGGTGCAAATGCCCCAATTGCGGCGAAGGCAAGCTGCTGCATTCATATCTGAAGGTCAACGACAACTGCTCCAACTGCGGTCTCGACCTCACCAGCGCCCGCGCTGATGACGGCCCGGCGTATCTGACCATTCTGCTGGTTGGCCACATTATGGCCCCGCTGCTGCATGTGGTCTATTTCACCTGGCGGCCTGAGCCTTTGGTCACCTTCACCGTGTTTTCGCTGGGTTGCCTGCTGTCTTCGCTGTTTCTCCTGCCCCGGATGAAGGGTATTGTGATCGCCTATCAATGGGCGCGTCGGATGCACGGCTTCGGCAAGGAGAGCTGACGCGCCAGAGTTAAGAAAGACCCAGACATGAGCAAATCGCCCACCCCGGCCAAGGCGGCCATCGACACCGGCTATGCCGATGCTGCCACCGCCCGTCGGGACACCACTCCGATCCGCAATGCAGCGACAATTATCGCGGTGCGCGACCGGATGGGGGACGATCCTCAGGTGCTGATGGGGCAGCGCGGCGCCCGCGCCGCCTTCATGCCCAACAAGGTGGTGTTTCCCGGCGGCGCTGTAGATCCCGGGGACGCCGATGTGCCGCTCGCCAGCCCGCTGCCGTCGCTCTGCCAGGACCGCCTGTCCGAACAATCGAACACAGATCTGCATCACGCCCTCGCTGTCGCTGCCATTCGCGAATTATGGGAGGAAACCGGCCTCATCCTCGGGCAGCCCGGAACATGGGTCACCACGCCTGAGGCAGACTGGGTCGATTTCGCCGCCACCGGCCACTTGCCTGCGGCCGAAACGCTGCAATTTGTCTTTCGCGCCATCACCCCACCGGGCCGCCCGCGCCGGTTCGACGCCCGGTTCTTCCTCGTGGATGCGGCGCATATCAGTAGCGATATCGATGATTTCTCCCGCGCCTCGGATGAGCTGTCGCATCTGCAATGGATCCCCCTCAGCCAGGTCCGCACCTACGATCTGCCGTTCATCACCGAGGTGGTCTTGGCCGAAGTCACCAGACGCATCCGCCAGGATGGCCCGCCGGAAAGCGTGCCGTTCTTTCGCAACGATGATGAATCGAGCCATTTCCTGCGGCTGAAGGGCTATCCGATGCCCACCGCCGACGACTGACCAGTCATCAAAACCGCAGCGCAGGCCACTCAGATTGCCAGCAGCAGCGCCAGGATCGACAGGATCAGCAAGCCCATACCGATAATCTCGCGCCGGGTGATCTGCTCCTTGAAGAACAACACCGACGCAAGCAGCGACAGCAGTAATTCAATCTGTCCCAGCGCCTTCACATAGGCGGCGTTCTGCAGAGTGAAGGCCCAGAACCAGCAGAAAGATCCCGCCATGCTGGTTAGCCCAACCCAGATCGCCACCCGTCGCGCCGCCCAGACCCGCGCGATCTCGCCGGGCTCCCGCCACTTCAGCCAGACCAGCATAAACAGCGTCTGCAAGCTTACGACGATGGCCAGCGTCACCCCGGCGCGAAACGCTGGCGCCAGCGCATCAAGCTCAAGCGACGCCGCGCGATAACTCACCGCTGAGAAGGCAAAAAGCACACCCGACCCCAGCCCCAACAGCGACGCCGGACTGGACAGATGCCGCCACCACGGCCCCTTGCTCTGCGGTGTCTTCGACAGCACCAGCACCGCGCATAGACCAATCACAATCGCCACCCAGCCAAGGGCGGTGATCTGATCCCCCAGCACCACCAGCCCGACCAGCGCGGTCTGGATCACCTCGGTTTTCTTGAACGTAATCCCGACCGCAAAATTGCGCTGCCGGAACAGCGCCACCACACAGACCGTCGCAAGGATCTGCGCGGTGCCGCCAATGGTGGCAAACATCCAGAACCGGGCACTCAGCGCGGGCAACGCCTGCCCCGACAGCGCCAGATAAGCCAGAAGCCCGGCCCAGATCAGTGGCGCGGAATAAACAAACCTCGAAAACGTCGCCCCCGCCGTCGACAGGGTGACGCTGCTCAACACCTTTTGCAGCATAAAGCGGACGGTCTGAAAACTGGCCGCCGCGATGGCGATGGGGATCCATAAGGTCATAGGCCCCTTATGAGGCGCTATTGCCGTTCTGACCAGATCGGATGTGCGACCGGGTCCTTTGCCCGCAACGCATAGCGGCGCAGGACCACACCATAGGAGGGGTAGGTATAGCCGTCATTGCGG encodes the following:
- a CDS encoding NUDIX hydrolase; protein product: MSKSPTPAKAAIDTGYADAATARRDTTPIRNAATIIAVRDRMGDDPQVLMGQRGARAAFMPNKVVFPGGAVDPGDADVPLASPLPSLCQDRLSEQSNTDLHHALAVAAIRELWEETGLILGQPGTWVTTPEADWVDFAATGHLPAAETLQFVFRAITPPGRPRRFDARFFLVDAAHISSDIDDFSRASDELSHLQWIPLSQVRTYDLPFITEVVLAEVTRRIRQDGPPESVPFFRNDDESSHFLRLKGYPMPTADD
- a CDS encoding DMT family transporter, with product MTLWIPIAIAAASFQTVRFMLQKVLSSVTLSTAGATFSRFVYSAPLIWAGLLAYLALSGQALPALSARFWMFATIGGTAQILATVCVVALFRQRNFAVGITFKKTEVIQTALVGLVVLGDQITALGWVAIVIGLCAVLVLSKTPQSKGPWWRHLSSPASLLGLGSGVLFAFSAVSYRAASLELDALAPAFRAGVTLAIVVSLQTLFMLVWLKWREPGEIARVWAARRVAIWVGLTSMAGSFCWFWAFTLQNAAYVKALGQIELLLSLLASVLFFKEQITRREIIGMGLLILSILALLLAI
- a CDS encoding diguanylate cyclase domain-containing protein, with product MQGTILIIDGVATNRIMLKVQLSAAYYRVVQAETVADIAKTALRCRPDLILSAMSLPDGDAVAVKQALAADDQLADIPMIAIDHDSDADRRLAALTAGIDDVLLQPLDDTMLQARIRSLLRASSTQEELNLQRGNTHGYALPLSSPHISAGLSGAQVALVTEQSATGVYWQAQLAPRVPYRLCNHQFNAVHPLMREPVPDAIVIELGRHTLAQGLRLLADLRARASTRKSVVIAVVHPADPAIAAEALDRGAHDVLQSGFDVAELALRLDTQLRNKARIDQLRDNVRNGLRAAVEDPMTGLFNRRYAKPFLERVASSSAKTGETFAVMLADLDHFKQINDLYGHPVGDAVLIEAAKRLQTALRPVDLLARVGGEEFMIVMPAIGEAMAEAAASDLCNRINSKPFHIPGVDTPIYVTISIGVVIGGRAATENQRKGTDLVPQDHDSAVSALITNADRALYAAKHAGRNQVSLADLAA
- a CDS encoding periplasmic heavy metal sensor yields the protein MTNETRTSKPGRRLRWLLMASLALNLAVVGVVAGAAWRFNDHKRGAGMPPPVGALLFRDLDAETRRGLRNTAEGEHGSYKGRRRAEGGKVVELLRASPFDATALGGMLEAQATRRHEFQRSVQAAWLDQIVAMTADERAAYADQLEQRIQHPKRRNWRR
- a CDS encoding EF-hand domain-containing protein, which translates into the protein MKHTKFIAAVIAVGAVIGATGAIAKPGFGGKGGFGPRMSFEEMDTNGDGQVTKAEMEGLREARFATADANGDGKLTLAEMEAAAQARAKTRAAAMLERMDADKDGALSLDELPKPRRAGKMFDRVDANDDGAISKEEFESARAKFRGRFGGGHKPRAGAQDSETEQN
- a CDS encoding DUF983 domain-containing protein codes for the protein MTDSSAALSADLKTDTQEDRPTMPAVLRGWRCKCPNCGEGKLLHSYLKVNDNCSNCGLDLTSARADDGPAYLTILLVGHIMAPLLHVVYFTWRPEPLVTFTVFSLGCLLSSLFLLPRMKGIVIAYQWARRMHGFGKES
- a CDS encoding RNA polymerase sigma factor; amino-acid sequence: MAPSDSLPVPDRGVVDDPEGALLLRFAAGDAEAAAALTARLAPRALGVAMRVLGNRAEAEDITQEAMVRLWRQAEHWEPGRARLSTWLYRVVMNLCIDHKRRLRGGHVDLDAIPDPPDPAKSAAEQMQDGARQDALQAALMQLPERQRQAVVLRHIEDLANPEIAGIMDISVEAVESLTARGKRALAAILAGRRAELGYSDG